GGTGGCGGTAATCTCTTTAGATGTTTTCATTCTGTCATTGCTCAGGATTTAATTAATAAGGGCGAATTAGATAGTGGAATTATTGTTGCTGACACCTATGACGATGAAGTAATTAATGAAGTCTACAAGCCTTATAATAATCGCTTCTTATCAGTTGTGATGAAAAATGATGGCCTGGATAAGGAGTTAGTAGCGAGCGTAACTGACAGTATTTATGCCAATAGTAAAAATAAAGCAGGACTTGAAAAACTAAAAGATATTTTTAAGAAACCAACACTGCAATTAGCGACATTTTCAATAACGGAAAAAGGGTATGCCTTAAAAGATATGAACGGCAACTTGACTAAGGGAGCTGAACATGACCTTAGTAATGACCCGGATTCTGCGGTTACTAACATGGGAATAATTGCCAATCTATTACTATCACGGTATAAGGCAGGAAAATTACCAATTGCCATGGTCAGTACCGATAATTTCTCACAAAATGGGAAACGGTTGGAAAAAGCAGTCCAACTTATCGCTAATGGTTGGGTGAAAAATGGTTTCGCCGACCAAGGATTCCTTGAGTACCTCGGTGATCCTAAGCAAGTATCATTTCCGTGGAGTATGATTGACCGAATTACACCAAATCCGTCTGAAAAAGTATCGAAAGAGTTAGTTGAAGATGGGATTAAAGATGCGGCAATCGTTCATACTGATAAGCATATAAATATTGCACCGTTTGGTAATACCGAAGAAACTCATTATCTCGTAATTGAAGACAGTTTTCCAAACGGGCGACCAAAGCTTGAAGATGCTGGCGTATTTATGACTGACCGCGAAACTGTTAATGATGCTGACCAGATGAAAGTTACAGCTTGCCTTAACCCTCTCCACACATCACTAGCGATTTTTGGCTGTTTGCTAGGCTTTCATTCAATTGCTGATGAAGCAGCGGACGACGACCTTCTAAAAATGATTAAAAATCTCGGTTATGGTGAAGATTTACCAGTCGTAAAAGACCCGAAGATTATTAATCCCAAAGAATTTATTAGTACTTTAATTACTAAGCGGTTACCGAATAAAAATATTCCTGATACACCACAGCGGATCGCGTCAGATACGTCGCAAAAAGTTGGTATTCGTTATGGAGTAACCCTTCAGCACTATGTTGATAATCCGAAACTTAATCCGGCAGACCTTGAATTTATTCCAATGATCATTGCTGGCTGGTGCCGTTACTTAATGGCAGTTGATGATAATGGAAATGCCTTTACTCCAAGTCCAGATCCGTTATATGACCAGTTACATGAGTACGTTAAGGATATTAAGATTGGTGATTCAGAAAGCGATGTCCATGAAAAATTACAGCCAATTTTAAGTAACAAATCAATTTTTGGTAATGATCTTTATGAAATCGGTCTCGGAAATAAGATCGAGGATTACTTCAAACAGATGATTACAGAGCCAGGAGCAGTTCGGGAAACCATTCATCGAACCATTGAAGAAAAAGGAAAATATTAGATGAAAAATATGGGATTTCGCTGGTATGGCGATGGCAATGATTCAATTAAATTGTCAGATATTCGTCAAATTCCAGGAACAACACAAGTAGTAGGAGCGTTGTTTGACATTCCGGTTGGCGAAGTTTGGCCAAAGGAACGAATAGCAGCACTAAAAAAAGAGGTTGAAGATTCTGGGTTAAAACTTGAAGTAATTGAATCGGTTAATATTCATGATGATATAAAGATTGGATTACCGAGTCGTGATAAATATATTGAAAACTATAAGGAAACAATTAAAAATTTGGCAGCCTATGGAATCAAAGTCATTTGCTATAACTTTATGCCAATTTTTGACTGGGTACGGACTGACCTTCATTATCCGCTTCCTGATGGATCAACGGACATGGCGTTTCAACATAAATACGTTGAAGGGTCACCAGAAGACATTATTAAATCGGTAGAAAAGAATTCTAATGGTTATGTTCTTCCGGGTTGGGAACCAGAACGGCTAGCAGAAGTTAAACGTTTATTTGAAGCTTATAAGGATGTTGATGAACAGAAGTTGCGTGAAAACCTTAAATACTTCTTAGATGCGATTATTCCAACCTGTGAACAGTATGATGTTCGAATGGCAATGCACCCTGATGATCCGCCAATGCCATTATTTGGCTTACCACGAATTTATAAGAATCAAGAAGACATGCTTAAAATCGAACAAATGCATGAATCCAAATATAATGGCTTTACGATCTGTACAGGAAGTCTTGGCGAAAATCCTAATAATGATGTTCCCGCTATCATTAGAGAATTTGTCAAGAAAGATCGGGCACCATTTATCCACGCTCGTAATATTAAGTTTATGGGTAATGGTGATTTTCATGAGTCAGCACACTTATCTTCAGAAGGTTCATTAGATATGTATGAAATCATGAAAGCTTTATATGATACCGGTTTTGATGGTTACATTCGTCCAGACCATGGTCGTGACATTTGGGGCGAAGAAGGCCGTCCAGGATATGGATTATATGATCGCGCACTTGGAATTACTTATTTGAATGGTCTTTGGGAAGCAATTACAAAGGAAAATAAGTAAATGGTCTTTGGGAAGCAATTACAAAGGAAAATAAGTAAAACGTGGGATGCTTTAGAATTAGTTAACTCAGTTGTAGGGTTGGCAATGGTATTACTATTAAGTTTATTTATTCATCGATTGTGAATGAAAAAGAAAGGTAAGACTAGCTGGGTTTACACACCAAAGAAAATCAATGTTTGGCGTGGAATTGGTTTTGGGATGAATGACTTAATGGGCGGTGGTTGGAATAACATCGTTTCTGGAGTTATCTTTGTGTTTGTTATGAGTAATGGTATTAGTCCCGCTCTTGCAGGAGCGATTACGGGAATTGGACGAATTTTTGATGCTATCTTTTCGCTATTCTTTGGGGCAATCACCGATGGCTTCTACCGAAATAAGTTAGGACAAAAATTTGGTCGTCGGCACTTCTTCATTCTAATTGGTGGAATCCTATTTGCCATCGTATTTCCATTATTCTGGGTAAAGTCGACCAATTGGATTTATTACTTGATTGTGTATGTTGCCATTGAATTGATCATCGCTATGATTTTAATTCCGTGGGAAACATTACCAACTGAAATGACGACAGACTACAACTTACGTACTGTATTATCTGGATCACGGATGGTAATTTCAGCTACTGGTACAGCACTTGTATTCTTTATTCTTGCAGCATTGAAACATGCACAAAACCCTAACGCTTATTTAGTAACAGGAATTATTTGGACGATTATTTTTGTCATTGCAATTTTTGTTTCATATCGTAGTACTTGGGAACGACCATTAACAGAGGACTTTGTTAAAAAGCTCGATTCAAAGCCTGACTTACCCCTAGGTACATTTCTTAAAAATACTGTTGAGGATTACTTCTCGACGTTTAAAAATAAATCTTTTAGACAACATTTGGCAATTTATTTACTTTCATTTACCGGTAAAGATTTCTATTCAATAATGCTTCCAACATTTATTCTTTGCTGTATTAATGGTGCAAAAGATGACCTTCCATGGACATTGCAAGCATTATCAGCTATTGGTATTTTAGCTACATTAGCCGCAACTAGAATGATGATTAAACGCGGACCAAGGTTTCTTTATGGTCTAAGTTATTCCACGATTATTCTTACAATGATTGGTTATATTCTTACTTGGATGTTTGATGTTAATAATCCGGTTGTAATTTTAATTGCTATTTCATTAGTTTATCAATGTGGACGTGCAATCTTGGAATTTACGCCATGGAATGTTTTCCCGTTTATTCCTGATATTGACCGGATTATGACGCGTCAAGATCGTGCTGGTATTTATGCAGCTGTCATGACCTTTTTCCGTAAATCTACTGGAGCGGTTGCGTCCTGGATTGCAGGTATTCTTTTGGAGATAATCGGTTTTAACTCAAAAACTATGATTAATTACAATACAACCCCACGAAGTATTCAACTTGGAATCATGCTAATTTTCTTCATTGGACCTGTTGTTTTGATTGGCTGGGCATTAATAATTGCAATGAAATTCAAACTTAATCGTCAAACGCATGATGTATTAAAGGCTGAACTTGAACGGCTTCAAGCTGGTGGTTCAAAGGCGGATGTAACCCCTGAAACAAAAGAGGTTGTTGAAGAATTAACAGGGGAACCATATGCAAAAGTATGGCCTAATATAAATAACGATAACAGCAAAACAAACGGAGGTAAATAAATGACACTAGTAGGAAAAGACTTTTTGTTAACTAACGAATGGGGTAGAAAGCTGTTCTTTGATTATGCAAAAGATATGCCAATCATTGACTATCACTGTCACCTTGTACCGAAAGAAATTTATGAGAATAAGAATTATAAGAATATTACTCGTTTATGGCTTAATGATGGTACTTATGGTGACCATTATAAATGGCGGTTGGAACGAGCAAATGGTGTTCCTGAAGAACTAATTACTGGTAATGCTGATGACTATGAAAAGTTCTTAGCATGGGCTGGTACAATTGAGAAGGCTGTTGGTAACCCGGTTTATGAATGGACGCACCTTGAATTACGCCGCTTCTTCGGGATTGATGAACCATTAACTCGTAAAAATGCGCCAGAAGTCTGGAAGAAAGCTAATGCCCTCCTTCAAACAGATGACTTTAAACCGCGTAATCTTATCAAACTTTCCCATGTAGTTGCTGTATGTACAACGGATGATCCAGCATCAGACCTTCATTATCATAAATTACTGAAAAAAGATGAAAGAGAAAATGGCTTCCGCACATTACCAGCAATGCGGCCTGATAATTTAATCTATATTGATAAGCCAACATACGGTCAATATCTTAATGAATTAGCTGCGGTATCTGGAGTTAAAATCAACTCATTTAAGGATATTATTAAAGCAATGGATCAACGGTTTGGTTACTTTAATAAAATGGGAGCGCGCTTGTCTGATCATTCATTGAGTACGTACCACTTTATCGAAGCAACCGATGATGAACTTGATTCAATTGTTAAGAAAGCAATCAATAACGAGCAATTAACTGATCATGAGCGTGACCAATATCTTACAATGCTTGTTGAAAACTTAATGAAGCTTAATAAAAAATATGATTGGACAATGCAATTCCATAATAATGTTTTACGAAGCATCAATCACCCGATGTTTGATCAAATAGGCCCTGATACTGGTTTTGATGCAATGGGAACACAACCAGACATGGTAGCAGAAATTCAAAAGCTTTTTACTAAGATGAAGGATGAAGATAGTTTGCCAAAGATTATTTTCTATTCCCTTAACTCGAATGATTGGCTACAACTGGTAACGTTAATGGGATGCTTCCAAGAAGGTGGTAAACAACGAATGCAGTTAGGTGCTGCATGGTGGTTCAATGA
The genomic region above belongs to Limosilactobacillus reuteri and contains:
- the uxuA gene encoding mannonate dehydratase; the protein is MKNMGFRWYGDGNDSIKLSDIRQIPGTTQVVGALFDIPVGEVWPKERIAALKKEVEDSGLKLEVIESVNIHDDIKIGLPSRDKYIENYKETIKNLAAYGIKVICYNFMPIFDWVRTDLHYPLPDGSTDMAFQHKYVEGSPEDIIKSVEKNSNGYVLPGWEPERLAEVKRLFEAYKDVDEQKLRENLKYFLDAIIPTCEQYDVRMAMHPDDPPMPLFGLPRIYKNQEDMLKIEQMHESKYNGFTICTGSLGENPNNDVPAIIREFVKKDRAPFIHARNIKFMGNGDFHESAHLSSEGSLDMYEIMKALYDTGFDGYIRPDHGRDIWGEEGRPGYGLYDRALGITYLNGLWEAITKENK
- the uxaC gene encoding glucuronate isomerase, producing MTLVGKDFLLTNEWGRKLFFDYAKDMPIIDYHCHLVPKEIYENKNYKNITRLWLNDGTYGDHYKWRLERANGVPEELITGNADDYEKFLAWAGTIEKAVGNPVYEWTHLELRRFFGIDEPLTRKNAPEVWKKANALLQTDDFKPRNLIKLSHVVAVCTTDDPASDLHYHKLLKKDERENGFRTLPAMRPDNLIYIDKPTYGQYLNELAAVSGVKINSFKDIIKAMDQRFGYFNKMGARLSDHSLSTYHFIEATDDELDSIVKKAINNEQLTDHERDQYLTMLVENLMKLNKKYDWTMQFHNNVLRSINHPMFDQIGPDTGFDAMGTQPDMVAEIQKLFTKMKDEDSLPKIIFYSLNSNDWLQLVTLMGCFQEGGKQRMQLGAAWWFNDTAEGMQQQLRTFAQQSLLPNFVGMLTDSRSFLSYPRHEYFRRVLCNFIGSLVEQGRAPEDKEYLGKIVQDISYNNALNYFNFFPDEKPSALFAKHENKFQF
- a CDS encoding MFS transporter — its product is MKKKGKTSWVYTPKKINVWRGIGFGMNDLMGGGWNNIVSGVIFVFVMSNGISPALAGAITGIGRIFDAIFSLFFGAITDGFYRNKLGQKFGRRHFFILIGGILFAIVFPLFWVKSTNWIYYLIVYVAIELIIAMILIPWETLPTEMTTDYNLRTVLSGSRMVISATGTALVFFILAALKHAQNPNAYLVTGIIWTIIFVIAIFVSYRSTWERPLTEDFVKKLDSKPDLPLGTFLKNTVEDYFSTFKNKSFRQHLAIYLLSFTGKDFYSIMLPTFILCCINGAKDDLPWTLQALSAIGILATLAATRMMIKRGPRFLYGLSYSTIILTMIGYILTWMFDVNNPVVILIAISLVYQCGRAILEFTPWNVFPFIPDIDRIMTRQDRAGIYAAVMTFFRKSTGAVASWIAGILLEIIGFNSKTMINYNTTPRSIQLGIMLIFFIGPVVLIGWALIIAMKFKLNRQTHDVLKAELERLQAGGSKADVTPETKEVVEELTGEPYAKVWPNINNDNSKTNGGK
- a CDS encoding mannitol dehydrogenase family protein; translation: MVKLTDDYLNNPTPFEEAGVRVPKYAQDKLIEHTNENPVWVHFGGGNLFRCFHSVIAQDLINKGELDSGIIVADTYDDEVINEVYKPYNNRFLSVVMKNDGLDKELVASVTDSIYANSKNKAGLEKLKDIFKKPTLQLATFSITEKGYALKDMNGNLTKGAEHDLSNDPDSAVTNMGIIANLLLSRYKAGKLPIAMVSTDNFSQNGKRLEKAVQLIANGWVKNGFADQGFLEYLGDPKQVSFPWSMIDRITPNPSEKVSKELVEDGIKDAAIVHTDKHINIAPFGNTEETHYLVIEDSFPNGRPKLEDAGVFMTDRETVNDADQMKVTACLNPLHTSLAIFGCLLGFHSIADEAADDDLLKMIKNLGYGEDLPVVKDPKIINPKEFISTLITKRLPNKNIPDTPQRIASDTSQKVGIRYGVTLQHYVDNPKLNPADLEFIPMIIAGWCRYLMAVDDNGNAFTPSPDPLYDQLHEYVKDIKIGDSESDVHEKLQPILSNKSIFGNDLYEIGLGNKIEDYFKQMITEPGAVRETIHRTIEEKGKY